In the Primulina tabacum isolate GXHZ01 chromosome 7, ASM2559414v2, whole genome shotgun sequence genome, GTGATGATGAGGAGGTGAAGGTGATGGTGGCGGAGGAGAATTGTAGTGATATGGTGGTGGGGGTGGCGGTGGAGAATTGTCGTGATAATGAGGAGGAGGTGAAGGTGATGGTGGAGGCTTGTACACATATGGCGGTGGAGGCGGGTGTTCTTCAcatggtggtggtggagggggtggtttTATACAaggtggtggaggaggaggcTCAATAGGCGGggttggtggtggtggtggatgGTGTACTGGAGGGGGTGGAGATGGATACACATATACGGGAGGTGGAGGGGGCGAGTATAATGGTGGGGGAGGAGGCGAGGATAACGGTGGGGGAGGAGGCGAGTTATACAAATAAGTAACTGGTGGCGGAGAAGAATGCAAAGGCGGTGGAGGTGGTGGGGTATTGGGAGGTGGCGGTGGCCACTGACAAGGCGCATAAATAATTGGAGACGgaggcggtggaggaggtggtggtgagTAAACTGGCGGTGGAGGCGAtggtggtggaggaggaggtGAGTAGACAGGTGaaggtggtggaggaggtggtgagTAAATAGGCCGAGGAGGAGAGGGAGGAGGGGGTGATGGTGGCGGGGGAGATGGGGGAGGTGGTGAGTAAGTAGGTGGAGGAGGAGAGGGAGGAGGGGGTGATGGTGGCGGTGGAGATGGGGGAGGTGGTGAGTAAACAGGTGGAGAAGGAGGAGGCGGTGATGGTGGTGGTGGAGATGGGGGAGGAGGTGGGTAAAGAGGCGGAGGCGGAGGAGAGTAAACAGGAGGTGGAGGCGAAAAAATCGGGGGAGGAGGTGAAGGTGAAGGTGGCGGTGGTGAATAAACTGGCGGAGGAGGTGACTGCACCACCACGACGGGTGGTGAAGGAGGCGGCGGCGGTGGGAGAGTGGGAATAAACGGGTGACACTTGAAAGCCCCACAATGAATTTTCTTAGACAAGAACAATTTACACTGTCCCGGGGACCTCTGTGCGGGCCTATTAGGCAAACAATTCCGGCGGTCATCAAACGCGGGTAAAGCCAAACACACCGGTGGCTCGCCCGTGAAGAAATTATAAGCATAGGTGAAATTCTCTAAGCTAGGCAGCTCACAAATGCTCGCCGGAATCTCACCCGAAAACATATTATGTGCCACATTGAACTGCTCCAAACTCACCAGTCCACCGATACTCTCCGGCAAAGTGCCCAACAAGCCATTATTGCTCACATCCAATACAGTCAAATTCTTCAACAATCCAATCTCACTCGGAAAACAAGACCTCAATTTATTGTCCATAAATATAATCTCATTAAGATTACTCATATTTCCAAGACTCGCCGGCAGGCAGCCATGGAACCTGTTGTTAGCCAACACTATAACAGAAACAGGGGAGTTACCGAAATTATCCGGCAACTCAAAAGCAAATCTGTTGTGGTTGATAAATATAGCATCTAAAGGCTTATCAAAAAGCTCGGGCGGAACGGTACCTTCAAACTCATTGAATCTTATATCCAAATAAATCAACTTAGGCAAGCTTAAAACAACATAAGGGAATTTCCCAGCGAACCTGTTGTTGCTCAAATCAAGCTCGAACAGTACCTTCAAGTTCTTGAATTTCTTCGGCACAGTCCCGCAGAATCTGTTGGAATTGATGTGAAAGAGACCCAGATCTGTGAGAAGACCCAGCTCTTCAGGAAGATACCCCGCAATGTCGCCGTGGTTAACATCAATACCAGCAACCGTAAGGACTGAATGGTTGTCAAGTGCAGGAGCACAAAACACCCCTTCATACCCGCACACGTTAGATCCAACCCAATTGCCAGTCAAGTTGTAGGGATCTGAGAATATGGCGAGTTTCCAAGCTTGTAAAGCAATGTACGCATTTCTTAGCCTCGGGTTATCGAACACCAGCGAAGGGTCAACCTTCACATGTTCTCCTCTATCACCGAATTCATCTATGTAGTAGAGAAGTTGCCGTCTTTTTATGTAAAGAGCTTCCGAATCTGTAAGCGGTCCATTCCTGCTGATTTCGACATTGGAATGCAATGCATGAGCATGAACATGGCCTGTCTCCGAAGAAGAAAGCGACAGCGAAGGAAGAAAGAACAAAAGACTGCTCAAATACAAAAACCCACTACAAGAATTGAACTTTCGCTTCATTTCACAGTATCAGACATGCAACAAGGTTTTTCTGAGCGTTTAGTGCTTAGTTTCTGAAAAGTAGTTCTAGCTCTCCTTCTGCTTAGAATGTGCAGATCTGAGACCAAGGTATGGGCGGAAAATGAAGGTCGGATATGGGATACGGGCGGCGGCGGCAGAGGCAGAGGCCACGGAGGCGGCAGCGGTAGAGGAGTGGAGGAGACAAAAGAGCTAATTGGACTTGGAGAGAGTATGTAAAGGAATATGAGAGATAAACAGCTTGCAAAGCGGAAGACTGGACAGCTAAATCACAGCTCAAATCCCACTATATTATATATACTCACTAACCCTCTCGCTATCTCtatttctatttttaatttatttataatttatcatacttttataaaaaaaatgaaaaatataaaattaaattaaattgtcaatgaataatatatatatatatatatatatataattttattatttaagactagatatttgaaattttggtTTCGATTACAATCGATCAACATTATTCTAGTCGATGTAAGAGTCAATAACCTTGTTGATGTTTATTTATGATTTCAATATTTATACAAAATGTTCTAGAAGatgactttttaaaaatatgatatattcatattttattgTATTCTAATTTGTAATTTTGCCGTAGGTGTCATGCAATAGCCCAATTTTTTGGCCTATTCCAACTTCCGCTTGTATTACCGGAAATTGGCATTCAGTTCTCAGCCgtcgattttttttgtattCAGTCCCTGAGTATTTTTTTAGTATCACATTTCCACATGAAGTATACCACATTTGcacatgaagtgtaccacatTTTGTATGACATAGTACCACAATTTTGTGGGTACGAAGTAAACCCAAAAAAATGTTTTGATTGGGGATTTTTCACCAACTTTCCCTGATAATAAATGTTAGTTTTTTATAAGGAAATAATGCTAGACATGTGGAAggttcaaaatttaatataatgaGAAAATTATTCTCAATATATTGGTCGCgtgttttgtttttttccctTAAAAAAACCCGATTTTGTCTATTgttttgtaattatttttcCATCGTAAAAGAAAAAGGATTATTGGCTTAAAAGAAGAATTGACGTAAAGAATGGGGTTCTGCATTACTTAcacaaaatttaaaagaaaaggtGGAGGAAATCTCTACATCCACAAGTTCTTTCTTAATCTATATGCACATATtttgggcaaaaacttgtgtgaaacgatttcacgggtcgtattttgtaagacgaatatcttatttggatcatcaatgaaaaatattattttatatgctaagagtatcgttttttattgtgaatatcagtaggactGACCTGTcttacaaataaagattcgtgagaccgtctcacaatagacctaaTCCATATTCTATATACAAGTGACAATAATTCCAGGGTGTGAATATTGCATAATTGCATATATGACATTTTATATCCTATTTCAAGGGGAAAAAACATATTATatccaaaataaaatttatttctaaaaactaaatatatgtattttatattaataaaaatagatAATTCAACATCTATATATAACACTTACAATTTAgaattattattgttttttttttttgaataaacaatatttatattaCTCTAACAAGCACAAGAGTCATATGTTTTACAAAATAACTCAAGCCAAAGAGGGCATGACTATCGATGATTGAAAATTAGAGTAATTTATAGAATGCATAAACAACATACCAAGATACTAATTACTAGGCACTCCACactcaataaattaattttttttatggaaaTTGAAATTCGCAGACGTTATTTTTCAGTGCACATTTTGTAAAATCTGGTAAAAAAGAATCAAATACATGATGATCAATGATCAATTGTTCGTCCACTTACTTAATCAACTCGATAATTTTTTTTCGCAAGCATTCATCTTTAGCACAATATTAAATAGATAATAATTGTAGAAACTATCTATTTAAaacaaatttaatataaaatataaatattgagtAATTTGGTATATTAAATGAAGAAAAAGAGAAATAAGAGAGGATAAGTCCCCAACCGAATGTAGGCAACTGTATTCAATCTCAACCATCACATTAATAAATACTCAACGCGCTCCTAACGTAAAGCTTATGATATGTactcaaattttaaattcagCTTCTTtactttattataataaataaatatatatatactattaaTGTCCGTTACGTGATATTTTAAATCCATATCGATTTAATACtctatttattttcaaatcccaatttgataaataaactaTAGTATTTTTTTGCTCTCTGATTAATGCATATGTTCCAATTTTTCATCGTATTTTAacaacacaaaaacttttgtCGAACGGTTTCACGAGTAAATTTCGTGAGGCTGATATATTTTTTGAGTCACTCGttaaaaagtattaattttttatgtcaaaaatagtacttattattataaatatgagcaTTATTGACTCATATTACGGATAAAGATATGTGAGATCATCTCATAAGAAACCTATTGTTTTCACGATTTAatacatttaattattttctgtTGGTTTGGTTTTAAATCTATTATTGtgtatttaaattttaacatATTCTAGATTTAGATTAGAAGTATGTGGAAATGGTATAAAGCGTGGAAATGGTTGGCCGGCCAACTGGATGCGCGTTAGATTTTGGATATTTAATCCTGTTGAGGCTGAGCCTAAATTGTTCGTTTCTGTATCTTTGTGACCTTTTTGGTGAAAATGTTATATTCCCTTTTGATTTGAATCTGGACAATATTTTGAATTATAATAGGAAAAAAAGTTAGTAAAATGTCGATTTTAAATTATCTGACTTCATGTTTGTGTCACTGTTGTTACAGTCGCATTTGGACATATGGATTTGAAATATATGAATttcgattatatttttattgttaacaaCGAAAcgataaataaaataagaaacaGATACACTACTTATATACATAATTGTAACACTAAgtaaaatgaatttcaaatacattCATTGTTAGGTAAAATTGAAATCCGTCAAATACATTTATCAATACATGCGTCATATATTGATTTTCGAGTGGATCTCATATCTATTATTACATATTATTCGTTGGATACATTATTTAGATAGTAGTTTATAGATACCATGAAATTTCTTCTGTTTTACTAGGTGTTCGCATTTTTATACATTGTTTTTTGTTCATATACGTTGTACTATGTTTTCGTAATGATATTATATTAACTATACTATGATCACCGCGACCATTTCCACCGTCACATGTTTTGAATATGTTTTATGAGTAAgctctcttatgagacggtttcacgaatctttatatgtgaaacGTGTCAaacctatcgatattcacaataaaaattaatactcttagcataaaaagtaataatttttcgtgaatgacccaaataaaagattcgtctcacaaaatacgacccgtgagaccgtctcatacaagtttttgccatgtTTTATAGTAATTTAtatagttatttttaaaatttcgaatCCATCGATCCAAATTGTGATTTGGGATTTCATTATCTTAGTTTAGAGGATTGAGAAGAGCCCCACTTCAGCAGGAGTTAAGAAATAGGGTGTGGTGGGATAGAAGCAATGGCCAATGTTGGGTGGGAAGGGTGAAGCTCGGGATATTACATCTCATTAGATTTAGGAGAATCTGATTTTACAACTTTTTCCACACAAAAAAAaccaaatatcaaaataaatatcTAAAACACTATATATTTTTGTACAAATTAGAATTATGATAATTTTGTCTGTCACAACTTAAAATGGTTAAACAAGACTTAAGTAAATCAAACACCATAAAATCAAGGGACAAGGAATCTATATTTTCAATAATgtcatttaaaaaaacaaactaTCTTCGTTTATATTATGttgtaaaaataatttcaaaataatctttgagatcgtctcacgagtcaatttgtgagacggatctccgACCAAATTGACAAATgaacaaatattatttttatctgtAGATAATGATTGGATCAATCTATCTCATAAATATACATCCACGAGATTATATCATCTCAtaaaagacctactcaaataatttttatatgaaaTATCGTTTCTCTCAGTGAAATGTTCATTAATTGCAGGTACTCagtaaagaaaattaaattttgaaacagGAAGATGAACCGACAAGGCTATAATGATatgtaaaaaataaaactaatattATAGTTCAACAAATATTGTCAAAACATAAAAGTATAGGACAGCACGTCTGAAAATAAACCAACAATAACTTCCGTAACTCTCCAAATTCAAAGGAACGTCTCCTTCAAGTACTTGTGTTTTTCCTCTTTAAAAAAGGTAATTGCCTTTTTTatcttattttttaaagtttattatcGAAATAGAAagaggaaaaaaatataatatagttgGTAAACATTTTCGAACCGACACTTAGTAATCTAACTCAAATATTATTGCAATCATTCCAATAAGAGAGAACAAATTTTAAAACTATACAATGTCTATCTCATATTGCAaacaaaataattattcttaattaattaattctcaAAAAATGCTAATTTATCTCGTACAACTAACAACTCtctaaataaatttttgtattgttctcataataataatgttactaaatagaaaataatttctatattatcaacaaaaataataactttATCTTTTAAGAGTCGCTAGAATGAAATAGATGACAAAATCGACGAACAATATTATCACCTAACACTGTTAAACATTCTTACCAAAAAATAAcattataaaacaaaattatttcaagaataataaaaataaattaatatatgtcAAATACTTCAaaattactgatgttcgataaaCCAACGCAACGTAATCGGAAAACACAACCTAAAACAAGAACATGtgataacctttaaaaattttGCGCAAATAAATCGGAGGAAATTTGCGCAACGTAGAATCTGTAGCCAGAATCTGTGGCTCTCTGTCACGGATTCATTTGAATCCGTGacctttttttatataaaaaaaattagaatccAGAAGAATCTATCCGGATTGCTATATTTTCATAACatttttacaatattttaataaaaaaaaatttaatttatattatttttaaaaaagccCTTGATTGTTGACTAAAAGGAATGACAAATCAAGGTTCATTTACTtctagaaaaaaataataagtttcaatctCAAAGAATACATCACCtccaaactttattttttaaaatttaaaatattagtatTTAGTATGTTGCTTCTTCATAAGATTGTAAACATCGCAAAAACATGCATGGCCGGGTAAATGTCCAGATGAGCACAAGATAGGATACGAAGATCTCATACATCGGATGGAAATCATACTTCACAAAAGTTAAATATGAActtaaatttctttttttttttacttgaataatGCAAGCACCCTTCTTGGCCAAAGATGTAAGAAAGTCgaattttggaaaaatttcaaactcATGTTCTGTCAAGAGTATGCTCGACGCTAGCAGGTGAGTACTACACATTGCTAGATCCAACATGATGGGATACGAGATTAATCAACATTGATCAGTCCCATTTGGCCAATACATGTGCCATGGATTTTGGCCTTCGGGTAGTGGATCGAATTTTCCACTGTCAAGAGTCTCAAGACACTTTTGCAAGCGAAAAGC is a window encoding:
- the LOC142551982 gene encoding uncharacterized protein LOC142551982 is translated as MKRKFNSCSGFLYLSSLLFFLPSLSLSSSETGHVHAHALHSNVEISRNGPLTDSEALYIKRRQLLYYIDEFGDRGEHVKVDPSLVFDNPRLRNAYIALQAWKLAIFSDPYNLTGNWVGSNVCGYEGVFCAPALDNHSVLTVAGIDVNHGDIAGYLPEELGLLTDLGLFHINSNRFCGTVPKKFKNLKVLFELDLSNNRFAGKFPYVVLSLPKLIYLDIRFNEFEGTVPPELFDKPLDAIFINHNRFAFELPDNFGNSPVSVIVLANNRFHGCLPASLGNMSNLNEIIFMDNKLRSCFPSEIGLLKNLTVLDVSNNGLLGTLPESIGGLVSLEQFNVAHNMFSGEIPASICELPSLENFTYAYNFFTGEPPVCLALPAFDDRRNCLPNRPAQRSPGQCKLFLSKKIHCGAFKCHPFIPTLPPPPPPSPPVVVVQSPPPPVYSPPPPSPSPPPPIFSPPPPVYSPPPPPLYPPPPPSPPPPSPPPPSPPVYSPPPPSPPPPSPPPPSPPPPTYSPPPPSPPPPSPPPPSPPRPIYSPPPPPPSPVYSPPPPPPSPPPPVYSPPPPPPPPSPIIYAPCQWPPPPPNTPPPPPPLHSSPPPVTYLYNSPPPPPLSSPPPPPLYSPPPPPVYVYPSPPPPVHHPPPPPTPPIEPPPPPPCIKPPPPPPPCEEHPPPPPYVYKPPPSPSPPPHYHDNSPPPPPPPYHYNSPPPPSPSPPHHHDNSPPPPPPPYHYNSPPPPSPSPPHHHDNSPPPPPPPYHYNSPPPPSPSPPHHHDNSPPPPPPPYHHNSPPPPSPSPPPPAPLYEGPLPPVVGVSYASPPPPPFY